Proteins from a single region of Gemmatirosa kalamazoonensis:
- a CDS encoding ABC transporter permease, producing MSLSLSLRRAARGLRRRPGISLLAVLALGFGVGLPTAVFSLVDAAVLRGLPIPERGRLMHLERRRIGASGEGFGAAPRDYAEWSAQARSFESLAAFRTATVTVRGTDGADRFRAAYVTPNGFRVLGVAPALGRAFGPSDTPAALATVVVLGHRVWRDRYGADPALVGRTLWVEGAPRTVIGVMPPSFRFPTDEELWIPLVLPAGLADGEPMDVFGLLRRGVTRDAARAELAVVARRVAQAYPATNRGVEVTVKPFTERFIGETATATLYVMLGMVLLVLVVACTNVASLLLVRAVHRAREIVVGVALGASRARVVGDVLLESTLLAAAGVALGVGVAWGGVTLLARAFAGRLPYWAEPRVDARVAAFAVMLGGAAAVLAGLLPALRATRADPAGVLRDDTRGATGTRVGRVMQSLVVVELALSMALLVTAALLTRSVVNSGRVDVGFPTRDLFTARVAPPEGTSADARTRFYEELERRVRQLPAVRGAGLVSDLPGTHAPGGRVAVEGAAYRTRDEMPVARVASASATLFDALGVAPVSGRTFVAQDVARGAPVAVVNARFAHRYLRGEPVGQRIRVGGDTAAWRTIVGVVPDLWMGAFDASPDRNPAGVYVPLAQVPPTGVAVAARVRGGSPLALTDAVRAAVFAVDRDAPIYDVRDMRGVVADGTWFYGLGAGIVGVCGVAALLFAAVGVYGVVAFSVGQRRREFGIRVALGAAPGSIVRLVLRRGAGQLALGLGVGAALAAALAQGVASLLFQVSPSDPPVFAGIALGLAAIGAAAMLVPARSAARAEPLETLSPR from the coding sequence ATGTCGCTTTCGCTGAGCCTTCGCCGCGCCGCCCGTGGACTCCGCCGGCGGCCGGGCATCTCGCTGCTCGCCGTCCTCGCGCTCGGCTTCGGCGTCGGGCTGCCGACGGCGGTGTTCAGCCTCGTCGACGCGGCGGTGCTGCGCGGCCTGCCGATCCCCGAGCGCGGCCGACTCATGCACCTCGAGCGGCGCCGCATCGGCGCGAGCGGGGAAGGGTTCGGCGCCGCGCCGCGCGACTATGCGGAGTGGTCCGCTCAGGCGCGGTCGTTCGAGTCGCTCGCCGCGTTCCGCACGGCCACCGTGACCGTGCGCGGCACCGACGGCGCGGACCGATTTCGCGCGGCGTACGTGACGCCTAACGGGTTCCGCGTCCTCGGCGTCGCGCCGGCGCTGGGCCGCGCGTTCGGCCCGAGCGACACGCCGGCGGCGCTCGCGACGGTCGTCGTGCTCGGGCATCGCGTCTGGCGCGACCGCTACGGCGCCGACCCGGCGCTCGTCGGCCGCACCCTGTGGGTGGAGGGCGCGCCGCGCACCGTCATCGGCGTGATGCCGCCGAGCTTCCGCTTCCCGACCGACGAGGAGCTGTGGATCCCGCTCGTCCTTCCGGCCGGCCTGGCCGACGGCGAGCCGATGGACGTGTTCGGCCTGCTGCGCCGCGGCGTGACGCGCGACGCCGCGCGCGCCGAGCTGGCCGTCGTGGCGCGGCGCGTCGCGCAGGCGTACCCCGCGACGAACCGCGGCGTCGAGGTCACGGTGAAGCCGTTCACCGAGCGGTTCATCGGCGAGACGGCGACGGCCACGCTGTACGTGATGCTCGGCATGGTGCTCCTCGTGCTCGTGGTCGCGTGCACGAACGTCGCGAGCCTGCTGCTCGTGCGCGCCGTGCACCGCGCGCGCGAGATCGTCGTCGGCGTGGCGCTCGGCGCGAGCCGCGCGCGCGTCGTCGGCGACGTGCTGCTGGAATCGACGCTGCTCGCCGCGGCCGGCGTCGCGCTCGGCGTCGGCGTGGCGTGGGGCGGCGTCACGCTCCTCGCGCGCGCGTTCGCCGGGCGGCTCCCGTACTGGGCGGAGCCGAGGGTCGACGCGCGCGTGGCGGCGTTCGCGGTGATGTTGGGCGGCGCGGCGGCGGTGCTCGCGGGGCTGCTTCCCGCGCTCCGCGCCACGCGCGCCGACCCCGCCGGCGTGCTGCGCGACGACACGCGCGGCGCCACCGGCACGCGCGTGGGACGCGTCATGCAGTCGCTCGTCGTCGTGGAGCTCGCGCTGTCGATGGCGCTGCTCGTAACCGCGGCGCTGCTCACGCGGAGCGTCGTGAACTCGGGCCGCGTCGACGTCGGCTTCCCGACGCGCGACCTGTTCACCGCGCGCGTCGCGCCGCCCGAGGGCACCTCGGCCGACGCGCGCACGCGCTTCTACGAGGAGCTGGAGCGCCGCGTGCGGCAGCTGCCCGCGGTGCGCGGCGCGGGGCTCGTGAGCGATCTGCCGGGCACGCACGCGCCGGGCGGCCGCGTCGCGGTGGAGGGCGCGGCGTATCGCACGCGCGACGAGATGCCGGTCGCGCGCGTCGCGTCGGCGTCGGCGACGCTGTTCGACGCGTTAGGCGTCGCGCCGGTGAGCGGGCGCACGTTCGTCGCGCAGGACGTGGCCCGTGGCGCGCCGGTGGCCGTCGTGAACGCGCGGTTCGCGCACCGCTATCTGCGCGGCGAGCCGGTGGGCCAGCGCATCCGCGTCGGCGGCGACACGGCGGCGTGGCGCACGATCGTCGGCGTCGTCCCCGACCTGTGGATGGGCGCGTTCGACGCGTCGCCCGACCGGAATCCCGCCGGCGTGTACGTGCCGCTCGCGCAGGTACCGCCCACCGGCGTCGCGGTCGCGGCGCGCGTGCGCGGCGGCTCGCCGCTCGCCCTCACCGATGCGGTGCGCGCGGCGGTGTTCGCCGTGGACCGCGACGCGCCGATCTACGACGTGCGCGACATGCGCGGCGTCGTCGCGGACGGCACGTGGTTCTACGGCCTCGGTGCGGGCATCGTCGGCGTGTGCGGCGTGGCGGCGCTGCTGTTCGCGGCGGTCGGCGTGTACGGCGTGGTGGCGTTCTCGGTGGGACAGCGGCGGCGCGAGTTCGGGATCCGCGTCGCGCTCGGCGCCGCGCCGGGGAGCATCGTGCGGCTCGTGCTGCGGCGCGGCGCGGGTCAGCTCGCGTTAGGCCTCGGCGTCGGCGCGGCGCTCGCCGCGGCGCTCGCGCAGGGCGTCGCGAGCCTGCTGTTCCAGGTCAGCCCGTCCGACCCGCCGGTGTTCGCCGGCATCGCGCTCGGTCTCGCGGCGATCGGCGCGGCGGCGATGCTGGTGCCGGCGCGCAGCGCGGCGCGGGCCGAGCCGCTGGAGACGCTGTCGCCGAGGTAG
- a CDS encoding LytR/AlgR family response regulator transcription factor, protein MSHDEPPTAPLPSDGFLVRERTGTITIPAEDIRLIEARGNYALLYTPSGKYMIRETMCALEERLAAAGFVRVHRSAIVNLAVVKAVVPRRSGDRMVVLRDGTRLRVGRQYSARLLQRTG, encoded by the coding sequence ATGTCCCACGACGAGCCGCCGACCGCCCCCCTCCCGTCCGACGGGTTCCTCGTGCGCGAGCGGACCGGGACGATCACGATCCCCGCGGAGGACATCCGGCTGATCGAAGCGCGCGGCAACTACGCGCTGCTCTACACGCCGAGCGGGAAGTACATGATTCGCGAGACGATGTGCGCGCTCGAGGAGCGGCTCGCGGCGGCGGGGTTCGTCCGCGTGCACCGCTCGGCGATCGTGAACCTCGCCGTCGTGAAGGCGGTGGTGCCGCGGCGCTCGGGCGACCGCATGGTGGTGCTGCGCGACGGCACCCGGCTGCGGGTGGGCCGCCAGTACTCGGCGCGACTGCTCCAGCGCACCGGCTGA
- a CDS encoding ABC transporter permease: protein MREIRAGVRRLLRLPLRTPAQIRADTDEELDAFVEARTDALVARGAEPGAARAEALRRLGGASVDEVRERLHHSATRREDRMRFREGLLRLRQDVHFAARQLRRAPGFTTLAALTLALGIGASTAIFSAVNPILFAPLPYPRAAQLLTIWDQGVDGSRLEPTFGTYRELVARSRTLSALAALRAVQPTLTGRDEPTRLDGQYVTANYFRTLGVRPALGRDLAAADEAENAPAVVLLADRLWRRRFGADPAIVGRQITLDGEPVTVVGVMPRAMENVLAPDAELWTPFQYPAAMDLEGPGWGHNIRLVGRVRDGASLDDARRELGAIAASPVPEFTRPPWAALRRGLTTASLQDDLTRGVRPALLAVLGAVLLVLMIACVNVTSLLLARGAQRRGELAMRAAIGAGRGRLVRQLLTESLLLGGVAGVLGVAVAAAGARVLVALAPAGLPRVDAIGLDGAALAFALGTTTLVGLAVGLVPALQVSRGDAQSGLREASRRTAGRRDVTRGALVVAEVALALVLLVSAGLLLRSMERLLSVAPGFAPARLLTMQVQTAGRVYDDDARVTRFFTQALDAVRDVPGVTAAAWTSELPLSGDGDQYGAHFEDSPTGRNEGDVFRYAVTPGYFETMGIPLVRGRYLAPSDRAAAPRALVINESFARQKFPGQDPIGRHLRVGPDAGPWYTIVGVVGDVKQLSLAAGQAHAVYITTEQSWFTDRVLSLVVRTRGDPAAAAAAVKRAVWSADRDQPIVRVATMDALITASAAQRRFALTLFEAFGVVALVLAAIGIYGVLSASVGERVREIGVRAALGASRTDLLGLVLGRGTALTAAGAAIGVGAAMLASDALVTLLFGVSRLDPLTYVGVVLLLLATSALACAVPAWRATRVDPAVTLRAE, encoded by the coding sequence ATGCGAGAGATCCGGGCCGGCGTCCGCCGGCTCCTCCGCCTCCCGCTGCGCACCCCCGCGCAGATCCGCGCCGACACCGACGAGGAGCTCGACGCCTTCGTCGAGGCGCGCACCGACGCCCTCGTCGCGCGCGGCGCCGAGCCGGGCGCCGCGCGGGCCGAGGCGCTGCGGCGGCTCGGCGGCGCCTCCGTCGACGAGGTGCGCGAGCGACTCCACCACTCCGCCACCCGGCGGGAGGATCGCATGCGATTCCGCGAAGGCCTGCTCCGCCTCCGGCAGGACGTCCACTTCGCCGCCCGCCAGCTCCGGCGCGCCCCCGGCTTCACCACCCTCGCCGCGCTCACGCTCGCGTTGGGCATCGGCGCCAGCACCGCGATCTTCAGCGCCGTCAACCCGATCCTCTTCGCGCCGCTCCCGTACCCGCGCGCCGCACAGCTCCTCACCATCTGGGACCAGGGCGTCGACGGCTCGCGCCTCGAGCCGACGTTCGGCACCTACCGCGAGCTCGTCGCGCGCAGCCGCACGCTCTCCGCGCTCGCCGCGCTCCGCGCCGTCCAGCCCACGCTCACCGGCCGCGACGAGCCCACCCGGCTCGACGGGCAGTACGTCACCGCGAACTACTTCCGCACCCTCGGCGTGCGTCCCGCGTTAGGCAGGGACCTCGCCGCGGCCGACGAGGCGGAGAACGCGCCCGCCGTCGTGCTGCTTGCCGATCGTCTGTGGCGCCGCCGCTTCGGCGCCGACCCGGCGATCGTCGGCCGCCAGATCACGCTCGACGGCGAGCCGGTCACCGTCGTCGGCGTCATGCCGCGCGCGATGGAGAACGTGCTCGCGCCCGACGCCGAGCTGTGGACGCCGTTCCAGTATCCGGCGGCGATGGATCTCGAGGGGCCGGGATGGGGACACAACATCCGCCTCGTCGGCCGCGTGCGCGACGGCGCGTCGCTCGACGACGCGCGGCGCGAGCTCGGCGCGATCGCGGCGAGCCCGGTGCCGGAGTTCACGCGTCCGCCGTGGGCCGCGCTGCGGCGCGGGCTCACGACGGCGTCGCTCCAGGACGACCTCACGCGCGGCGTGCGGCCCGCGCTGCTCGCCGTGCTCGGCGCGGTGCTGCTCGTGCTCATGATCGCGTGCGTGAACGTCACGAGCCTGCTGCTCGCGCGCGGCGCGCAGCGGCGCGGCGAGCTCGCGATGCGCGCGGCGATCGGTGCCGGGCGCGGGCGCCTCGTGCGGCAGCTCCTCACCGAGAGCCTGCTGCTCGGGGGCGTCGCGGGCGTGCTCGGTGTCGCCGTCGCGGCGGCCGGGGCGCGCGTGCTCGTCGCGCTCGCCCCCGCCGGCCTGCCGCGCGTGGACGCGATCGGGCTCGACGGCGCGGCGCTCGCGTTCGCGTTAGGCACCACGACGCTCGTCGGCCTCGCCGTCGGTCTCGTGCCGGCGCTGCAGGTCTCGCGCGGCGACGCGCAGAGCGGGCTGCGCGAGGCGTCGCGCCGCACCGCCGGTCGTCGCGACGTCACCCGCGGCGCGCTCGTCGTCGCGGAGGTGGCGCTCGCGCTCGTGCTGCTCGTGAGCGCGGGACTGCTGCTCCGCAGCATGGAGCGCCTGCTCTCCGTCGCGCCGGGCTTCGCGCCGGCCCGGCTGCTCACGATGCAGGTGCAGACGGCCGGCCGCGTGTACGACGACGACGCGCGCGTCACCCGCTTCTTCACGCAGGCGCTCGACGCGGTGCGCGACGTCCCCGGCGTCACCGCGGCGGCGTGGACGAGCGAGCTGCCGTTGAGCGGCGACGGCGACCAGTACGGCGCGCACTTCGAGGACAGCCCCACCGGTCGCAACGAGGGCGACGTGTTCCGCTACGCCGTCACGCCGGGCTACTTCGAGACGATGGGGATCCCGCTCGTGCGCGGCCGCTACCTCGCCCCGTCCGACCGCGCCGCCGCGCCGCGCGCGCTCGTCATCAACGAGTCGTTCGCCCGGCAGAAGTTCCCGGGACAGGATCCGATCGGGCGCCACCTGCGCGTCGGCCCCGACGCCGGACCGTGGTACACGATCGTCGGCGTCGTCGGCGACGTGAAGCAGCTCTCGCTCGCCGCGGGGCAGGCGCACGCGGTCTACATCACCACGGAGCAGAGCTGGTTCACCGACCGCGTGCTGTCGCTCGTCGTCCGCACGCGGGGCGACCCGGCCGCGGCGGCGGCGGCGGTGAAGCGCGCGGTGTGGTCGGCGGACCGCGATCAGCCGATCGTGCGCGTCGCGACGATGGATGCGCTGATCACGGCATCGGCGGCGCAGCGGCGGTTCGCGCTCACGTTGTTCGAGGCGTTCGGGGTCGTCGCGCTGGTGCTCGCGGCGATCGGCATCTACGGCGTGCTCTCGGCGAGCGTGGGGGAGCGCGTGCGCGAGATCGGCGTGCGTGCCGCGCTCGGCGCGTCTCGCACCGACCTCCTGGGGCTCGTGCTCGGGCGCGGTACGGCGCTCACCGCCGCCGGCGCGGCCATCGGCGTGGGTGCCGCGATGCTCGCCAGCGACGCGCTGGTCACGCTGCTGTTCGGCGTCTCCCGCCTCGACCCGCTCACCTACGTGGGGGTCGTCCTGCTGCTCCTGGCCACCTCGGCGCTCGCCTGCGCGGTGCCGGCGTGGCGCGCGACGCGGGTCGATCCGGCCGTCACCCTGCGGGCGGAATGA